A stretch of the Planktothricoides raciborskii GIHE-MW2 genome encodes the following:
- a CDS encoding cysteine desulfurase family protein has protein sequence MKSQPIYLDYHSTTPVDPRVANRMLHYMTNAYGNASSIDHSYGDEAEQGIKKAAQQIAQLVNAKPKEIIFTSGATESINLAIQGHILSVNHQQSKLPIIAVSPVEHKAVLDTCQALAKKGLSEIIYLSIDQQGRLDLGEIEQICRSGISLICVMAANNEIGNIYPILEIGKIAQTYNIPFLCDASQAVGKIPINFSASNITYLAISAHKLYGPKGSGALIVRKGTHLEPIIFGGGHQKGMRSGTLNVPGIVGLGEACELRQLEMAKDEAKIAHLRDRLQSLLQEKIPGLVINGDRASRLAGNLHISIPGIPNHAIIARVRHQLAISTGAACSSGVETPSHVLTALGLPSEAIEGSLRIGLGKFTTESDIIQGAELISNAVEQIEIINRVS, from the coding sequence ATGAAATCTCAGCCAATTTATCTCGACTATCACTCTACTACCCCCGTTGACCCCAGAGTAGCCAACCGAATGCTACATTACATGACCAACGCTTATGGAAATGCCAGCAGCATCGACCATAGCTATGGAGATGAAGCCGAACAAGGGATTAAAAAAGCCGCCCAACAAATCGCCCAATTAGTCAACGCTAAACCCAAAGAAATTATCTTTACCTCTGGAGCCACCGAAAGCATTAATCTAGCTATACAAGGGCATATTTTATCGGTAAATCACCAACAATCTAAACTCCCAATTATCGCCGTTTCTCCGGTTGAACATAAAGCGGTTTTAGATACTTGTCAGGCATTAGCTAAAAAAGGACTATCGGAAATTATTTATCTGTCAATTGACCAACAAGGTCGATTAGATTTAGGCGAAATTGAACAAATCTGTCGCAGCGGTATTTCTCTAATCTGCGTCATGGCCGCCAATAATGAAATCGGCAATATTTACCCCATATTAGAGATTGGAAAAATTGCCCAAACTTATAATATCCCCTTTCTCTGTGATGCCTCCCAAGCTGTCGGAAAAATCCCGATTAATTTTTCCGCCTCTAATATCACTTATCTGGCCATCTCTGCCCATAAATTATATGGCCCCAAAGGTTCTGGGGCTTTAATCGTCAGAAAAGGAACGCACCTAGAACCGATAATTTTTGGTGGCGGGCATCAAAAAGGAATGCGATCGGGAACCCTGAATGTTCCCGGAATAGTCGGGTTAGGAGAAGCTTGTGAACTGCGACAGTTAGAAATGGCCAAAGATGAGGCAAAAATTGCTCATTTGCGCGATCGCCTGCAAAGCTTATTACAAGAAAAAATTCCTGGTTTAGTCATTAATGGCGATCGCGCCTCTCGACTAGCTGGTAATCTGCATATATCTATCCCTGGAATTCCCAACCATGCGATTATTGCCAGAGTCCGCCATCAATTAGCCATTTCCACTGGCGCCGCTTGTTCCTCTGGGGTAGAAACTCCTTCCCATGTTTTAACCGCATTAGGTTTACCTTCAGAAGCGATCGAAGGTTCCCTGAGAATTGGACTGGGAAAATTTACCACTGAATCCGATATTATTCAAGGGGCAGAACTTATCAGCAATGCCGTTGAACAAATCGAGATCATAAACCGAGTTTCTTAA
- a CDS encoding DUF3368 domain-containing protein yields the protein MIIVSDTSPISNLAAIGQLHLLQQLYGTVMIPAAVYQEILNSGASDSATLAVKNFDWIQVKSVSNLALLKTFQSNLDPGEAEAIVLAIELNADRLIVDERKGRQKAIQSGIKVIGLLGILLASKKQGLIAEVKPFLDALVVHGFWIRNELYAELLQLSGE from the coding sequence ATGATTATTGTTAGCGATACTTCCCCCATTAGTAATCTGGCAGCCATTGGACAGTTGCATCTTTTGCAACAGCTTTATGGGACAGTGATGATTCCAGCGGCGGTTTATCAAGAAATTCTCAATTCTGGAGCCTCAGATTCCGCTACTTTAGCCGTAAAAAATTTTGATTGGATTCAAGTGAAATCAGTTAGCAATCTGGCATTGCTAAAAACTTTCCAATCTAACCTAGATCCAGGAGAGGCGGAAGCGATTGTTCTGGCAATAGAGTTGAATGCAGATCGCCTGATTGTGGATGAACGAAAAGGCAGACAAAAAGCGATTCAATCTGGGATTAAGGTGATTGGTTTATTGGGGATTTTGCTGGCAAGCAAAAAACAGGGATTGATTGCAGAGGTAAAGCCATTCTTGGATGCTTTAGTCGTGCATGGATTTTGGATTCGTAATGAGCTTTATGCAGAATTACTCCAATTATCAGGAGAGTAA
- a CDS encoding NAD(P)/FAD-dependent oxidoreductase: MSLNRLQVVVIGGGAAGFFGANACTQANPKANVILLEAGRQPLTKVRISGGGRCNVTHACFEPAVLAQNYPRGGKALRGAFTRFQPKDMVAWLNQQGVELKTEADGRMFPITDNSATVVNCLLTAAKNAGVELRTETPVMAVYPRDKNPGFEIELKSGEMLECDKLLLATGSSPRGYQIAKSLGHTIEPPVPSLFTFKIRDARLEDLAGVAVKTARVRLPEAKLEQTGPVLITHWGLSGPAVLKLSAWGARFLHDRRYDTPLMINWLPEYKLEVLQEQMQAVRSQLPRKAIATSCPFPVPRRLWERLLNVTEIDHEKRWSELSNKGINQLITELTQSRYQIVGKGEFKEEFVTCGGISLKEVEFKTMESRRCPGLFFAGEILDIDGITGGFNFQSAWTTSWLAGQGMAN; encoded by the coding sequence ATGAGTTTAAATCGTTTACAAGTTGTGGTAATTGGCGGGGGGGCGGCTGGCTTTTTTGGCGCGAACGCCTGTACACAAGCCAACCCAAAAGCGAATGTAATTTTATTAGAAGCAGGACGGCAACCCCTGACTAAAGTGCGGATTTCTGGTGGGGGTCGTTGCAATGTCACCCATGCTTGCTTTGAACCGGCAGTTTTAGCCCAAAACTACCCCAGAGGGGGCAAAGCGTTACGGGGGGCATTTACCCGGTTTCAGCCTAAAGATATGGTGGCTTGGCTGAACCAGCAGGGGGTGGAACTGAAAACCGAAGCTGATGGGCGGATGTTTCCGATTACCGATAATTCTGCCACGGTGGTGAATTGTTTGTTAACTGCGGCAAAGAATGCGGGGGTGGAACTGCGGACAGAAACCCCGGTGATGGCGGTGTATCCTAGGGACAAAAACCCAGGGTTTGAAATCGAGTTAAAATCTGGGGAAATGTTGGAATGTGATAAACTTTTGCTGGCGACAGGTAGCAGTCCACGGGGCTATCAGATCGCTAAATCTTTGGGCCATACTATTGAACCGCCAGTTCCTTCTTTATTTACTTTTAAAATTCGGGATGCGAGATTGGAAGATTTGGCGGGAGTGGCGGTGAAAACAGCGCGAGTCCGCTTGCCAGAGGCGAAATTAGAACAAACTGGCCCAGTGTTGATTACTCATTGGGGACTTAGTGGTCCGGCAGTGTTGAAGCTTTCCGCTTGGGGGGCGAGATTTCTCCACGATCGCCGATATGATACACCCCTGATGATTAATTGGTTGCCGGAATATAAGCTAGAAGTTTTGCAAGAACAAATGCAAGCGGTGCGATCGCAACTTCCCCGAAAAGCGATCGCTACCAGTTGCCCTTTTCCCGTTCCCCGTCGTCTCTGGGAAAGGCTGCTTAATGTGACGGAAATTGACCATGAAAAGCGTTGGTCAGAGTTATCTAATAAAGGAATTAATCAATTAATCACCGAACTAACTCAAAGTCGCTATCAAATCGTCGGCAAAGGTGAATTTAAAGAAGAATTTGTCACCTGTGGGGGCATTTCTTTAAAAGAAGTCGAGTTTAAAACAATGGAAAGTCGCCGTTGTCCCGGTCTATTTTTTGCGGGAGAAATCTTAGATATTGATGGAATTACCGGGGGTTTCAATTTCCAAAGCGCTTGGACAACTAGCTGGTTAGCGGGGCAAGGGATGGCAAATTAG
- a CDS encoding UPF0175 family protein yields MTIVISNEVLQNVEMSEEQMLQEIAIMLFEQERFTLAQASRFAQMNQLEFQKLLASRQIPLHYDIAELREDMKSLEANNWR; encoded by the coding sequence ATGACAATTGTCATCTCTAATGAAGTTTTACAAAACGTAGAAATGTCTGAAGAGCAAATGCTCCAAGAAATTGCCATCATGCTGTTTGAACAAGAACGATTTACCTTGGCTCAAGCCAGTCGGTTTGCTCAGATGAATCAGCTTGAATTTCAAAAGTTACTTGCCAGTCGCCAAATTCCTCTACACTATGATATTGCTGAGTTAAGAGAAGATATGAAAAGTTTAGAAGCAAATAATTGGCGATGA
- a CDS encoding DUF4007 family protein has product MLQLQFDINLPDIANPVNPVFARHETFHPRFGWIKKGFDAANKDPGVFLADDATVRLGVGKNMVNSIRYWCKAFKVLENDSPTEFGHKLLGDRGWDPFLEDPASLWLLHWNLLKPTCEAAAWYFTFNHFRAVEFSQNDLFLGIGDYRDTLKNSIADSSINKDVTCILRMYVEQEEKIGASEDSLDCPFTELGLIHSAGNSRQYKFRIGHKRNLPAEIIVATCLAYASSVGQGAKTMAISRLLYDIGSPGMVFKLTENAVCDAIETVARRVNKINLSETAGLIQFSFNDDPLLLADDILEKYYRPLAG; this is encoded by the coding sequence ATGCTCCAACTCCAATTTGATATAAATCTGCCAGATATCGCCAATCCTGTTAATCCTGTTTTTGCCCGCCATGAGACATTTCACCCCCGCTTTGGCTGGATTAAAAAAGGCTTTGATGCGGCGAACAAAGACCCCGGAGTATTTCTTGCTGATGATGCCACGGTGCGCTTAGGGGTGGGTAAAAATATGGTGAATTCTATTCGCTATTGGTGTAAAGCCTTTAAAGTGCTAGAAAATGATTCTCCTACCGAGTTTGGTCATAAATTATTGGGCGATCGCGGTTGGGATCCATTTTTGGAAGATCCAGCATCTTTGTGGCTATTACATTGGAATTTGCTTAAGCCAACTTGTGAGGCGGCGGCTTGGTATTTTACCTTTAACCACTTTCGGGCTGTGGAATTTTCCCAAAACGATTTGTTTCTAGGAATAGGCGATTACCGCGATACTTTAAAAAATAGTATCGCCGATTCTTCCATTAATAAAGATGTCACCTGTATTTTACGGATGTATGTGGAACAAGAAGAAAAAATCGGTGCAAGTGAGGATTCTTTGGACTGTCCATTTACGGAGTTAGGTTTAATTCATTCTGCCGGAAACTCTCGGCAATATAAGTTTAGAATTGGCCATAAACGTAATTTACCAGCGGAAATTATTGTGGCAACTTGTTTAGCTTATGCTAGTTCGGTCGGACAAGGGGCGAAAACGATGGCTATTTCTCGTCTTTTATATGATATTGGTAGTCCGGGGATGGTGTTTAAATTAACCGAAAATGCTGTTTGTGATGCGATTGAAACCGTAGCCCGTCGGGTAAATAAAATTAACCTGTCTGAGACAGCGGGTTTAATTCAATTTTCTTTTAACGATGATCCATTGTTGCTTGCAGATGATATCCTAGAAAAGTATTATCGCCCGTTAGCGGGATAA
- a CDS encoding ROK family protein produces the protein MATDITATEVKDPKQTVLGIDLGGTAIKLGKFTAEGNCLASLSVPTPQPSTPEAVVTAIAQAVSKIDPQGESLGIGLGTPGPVDASKRIAKVAINLAGWHNVPLADLLEKHTHKPVVLANDANCAGMGEAWLGAGQGFRNFILLTLGTGVGGAVILDGQLFTGPMGTAGELGLITINLYGPECNSGNRGSLEQYVGISAIRHQTGLEPEKLGHMAEAGNRQALEFWETYGHYLGAGLANLIYVLGPEAIAIGGGISASAKYFLPSTWAEIERRVLPECRLGLQLLPAQLGNQAGIVGAAKLAWQSISRV, from the coding sequence ATGGCCACAGATATCACAGCAACCGAAGTAAAAGACCCCAAGCAGACAGTTTTAGGGATTGATCTTGGGGGAACAGCGATTAAACTGGGAAAATTTACGGCTGAAGGGAATTGTCTGGCCTCATTATCTGTGCCAACCCCCCAACCTTCCACCCCGGAAGCGGTTGTAACAGCGATCGCCCAAGCAGTGAGCAAAATTGACCCCCAAGGAGAAAGTCTAGGCATTGGGCTGGGGACTCCAGGCCCGGTGGATGCCAGCAAACGCATTGCCAAAGTTGCTATCAACCTAGCCGGTTGGCACAATGTCCCCTTGGCTGATTTGCTGGAAAAACACACTCATAAACCTGTGGTTTTAGCCAATGACGCTAACTGCGCGGGAATGGGAGAAGCTTGGTTAGGGGCAGGGCAAGGATTTCGGAATTTCATCCTCCTAACTTTGGGCACGGGGGTCGGTGGGGCAGTGATTCTGGATGGTCAACTGTTTACCGGCCCAATGGGTACGGCTGGTGAATTGGGCTTAATCACCATCAATCTTTATGGCCCAGAATGTAATAGTGGAAATCGCGGTTCTTTGGAACAATATGTCGGTATTTCGGCTATTCGCCACCAAACGGGACTGGAACCGGAAAAACTCGGTCACATGGCAGAAGCAGGCAACCGCCAAGCTTTAGAGTTTTGGGAAACTTACGGACATTATTTAGGGGCAGGTTTGGCCAATTTGATCTATGTTCTTGGCCCAGAGGCGATCGCGATCGGTGGGGGTATTAGTGCCAGTGCCAAATATTTTTTACCGTCAACTTGGGCGGAAATCGAACGCCGGGTTTTACCAGAATGTCGCCTCGGTTTGCAACTATTACCAGCCCAATTAGGAAACCAAGCGGGTATTGTCGGCGCCGCTAAATTAGCATGGCAAAGTATCAGTAGGGTGTAG
- a CDS encoding DEAD/DEAH box helicase family protein yields MTQSNSMPNDPVYTERAAESSSSEDLFVNIFQEALGFERTQLLIPQYPAIDIYGTGRLIDFAFISRLDKYAFEIDGEVWHSPGGEMVDAESYRDQLLRQNSLVYQGWKVYRWTDVQLAIDIERIKEQLLLFLEREIAEGTLDGFLPRQEGGEVSLREHQTDALQELQKLRNEGKTISLLTHATGTGKTHIALSDAKSLGLRTLYLAHRTPLLSQTQERFAEIWPDASSAIYRKNQGKPNTQIVLSTIQTMAANLNNFEPKEFGYIIIDEGHHAAAETYRKVIGYFQPKFILGLTATPERHDGQSLIEIFQNYAHRLDLSEAIARGLLVPIRCVRVQTNIDLTKIRFNGVDYRSNDLGQYLFIPSRDRLIAETYVNHALGKRAVCFCIDVKHSEQMAEEFQRRGVKAAHVSGRMKHDQRQEILNAYQAGEIQVLCACDILNEGWDSPETEVLLMARPTLSKVIYIQQLGRGTRPAPGKNYLLVFDFIDNTNRYAQAMNAHRLFGDNSYIPGGLVAAPDKMIEEEKRQIDQGEKSVVILNLNIWVDRYEPVDIFRWQDEVKEMYQASELEAALGIGESVVRRWVESDRITPDHTIELGNRVYHYFKKDRLEEIRSTFNIAPLTNEDIKERFFDFVSRMDMNTSYKPVLLLGLLKLADAAGRIKTTELTGFFRDFYQQRLTEGLVVEGKKKKMSRVAELSDNEIEGIMLTKPFEKFERRKFVRRLKELTILKFSEPLWRSLTDQDKAELQKMAKAALQKYYARYSQ; encoded by the coding sequence ATGACTCAATCAAACTCGATGCCGAACGATCCGGTTTATACAGAAAGGGCTGCTGAGAGTAGTAGCAGTGAAGATTTATTTGTCAATATTTTTCAGGAAGCATTAGGCTTTGAACGCACTCAATTACTAATTCCTCAGTATCCAGCGATCGATATATATGGAACGGGACGATTAATTGATTTTGCCTTTATTTCCAGATTGGATAAATATGCTTTTGAGATCGATGGTGAGGTCTGGCATTCTCCAGGAGGTGAAATGGTTGATGCTGAAAGCTATCGCGATCAACTTCTGCGACAAAATAGCTTGGTATATCAGGGATGGAAAGTCTATCGATGGACAGATGTTCAGTTAGCGATCGATATAGAAAGAATCAAAGAACAATTGCTGCTATTTCTTGAACGCGAGATTGCCGAAGGAACCCTTGATGGTTTTTTGCCCCGACAAGAAGGGGGTGAAGTTTCTTTACGAGAACATCAAACTGATGCTTTACAAGAACTGCAAAAATTGAGAAATGAAGGCAAGACCATCAGCTTATTAACTCATGCAACAGGTACAGGCAAAACTCATATTGCCTTGTCTGATGCGAAGAGTTTAGGACTGAGAACCCTTTACCTAGCACATAGAACTCCTCTCCTATCGCAAACTCAAGAAAGATTTGCCGAAATATGGCCTGATGCTAGTTCCGCTATTTATCGCAAAAATCAGGGAAAACCAAATACACAGATTGTCCTGTCAACGATTCAAACAATGGCAGCCAATCTAAATAATTTTGAACCGAAGGAATTTGGCTATATTATTATTGATGAAGGCCATCATGCTGCCGCTGAAACCTATCGGAAAGTCATTGGTTATTTTCAACCTAAATTTATTTTAGGATTAACCGCTACACCAGAAAGACATGATGGCCAGTCATTGATTGAGATATTTCAAAATTATGCCCATCGCCTAGATTTGTCAGAGGCGATCGCACGAGGTTTACTCGTCCCAATTCGCTGTGTGCGAGTTCAAACAAATATTGACTTAACTAAAATTCGGTTTAACGGAGTTGATTACCGTAGCAACGATTTAGGTCAGTATCTTTTTATTCCTAGTCGCGATCGCCTCATTGCTGAAACTTATGTTAATCATGCTTTAGGCAAACGGGCAGTTTGTTTTTGTATTGATGTCAAACACTCAGAACAAATGGCTGAGGAATTCCAGAGACGAGGGGTTAAAGCTGCCCATGTTTCTGGCAGAATGAAACACGATCAAAGGCAAGAAATATTAAATGCATATCAAGCAGGTGAGATTCAAGTTCTCTGTGCCTGCGATATTTTAAATGAGGGATGGGACTCACCGGAAACCGAAGTGCTATTAATGGCACGCCCAACCCTGAGCAAAGTGATTTATATTCAGCAGTTGGGACGAGGAACTCGCCCTGCACCGGGAAAAAATTATTTATTAGTTTTTGATTTTATTGATAATACCAATCGCTATGCTCAAGCCATGAATGCCCATCGGTTATTTGGTGACAATTCCTATATTCCAGGGGGACTGGTTGCGGCTCCAGATAAAATGATAGAAGAAGAAAAACGACAGATAGATCAAGGAGAAAAGTCAGTGGTGATACTAAATCTTAATATCTGGGTAGATCGTTATGAACCTGTTGATATCTTTCGTTGGCAAGATGAAGTCAAAGAAATGTATCAAGCCAGTGAATTAGAAGCTGCATTAGGGATTGGAGAAAGCGTTGTTAGACGTTGGGTAGAATCCGATCGCATCACCCCAGACCACACCATTGAACTGGGGAATAGAGTCTATCACTATTTTAAAAAAGATCGACTAGAGGAAATTAGAAGCACCTTTAACATTGCTCCCCTAACCAATGAAGATATCAAAGAAAGGTTCTTTGATTTCGTGAGCAGAATGGATATGAATACTTCCTATAAACCTGTCCTTCTGCTAGGATTACTCAAACTCGCTGACGCGGCTGGTCGGATTAAAACTACAGAACTGACTGGATTTTTTCGAGACTTTTATCAACAAAGATTGACGGAAGGTTTAGTCGTGGAAGGAAAAAAGAAAAAAATGTCCCGTGTTGCTGAACTATCAGATAACGAAATTGAGGGGATTATGCTGACCAAACCCTTTGAAAAATTTGAGCGGCGCAAATTTGTCCGCCGTCTTAAAGAACTGACGATTTTAAAATTTTCAGAACCTCTATGGCGTAGCCTAACCGATCAAGATAAAGCCGAATTGCAAAAAATGGCTAAGGCAGCTTTGCAAAAATATTATGCGCGATATTCGCAGTAG
- a CDS encoding response regulator transcription factor has translation MKKILIIDRDRLFLSCLTDFLGFEFKIKTADDEFLGIKLAQQFEPDLIICDLKLPNLEGYQVLKTLREHRSTAKIPFVFLSCCSEWEERDRALKLGANAYLSKPVRLRKLLATIEEQLEIRELTPIP, from the coding sequence ATGAAAAAAATTTTAATTATCGATCGCGATCGGCTGTTTCTGTCCTGCTTAACGGATTTTTTAGGCTTTGAATTTAAAATTAAGACGGCTGATGACGAGTTTCTGGGAATCAAATTAGCTCAACAATTTGAGCCAGACTTGATTATCTGTGACCTGAAACTGCCAAATTTAGAGGGCTATCAGGTGTTAAAAACTCTGCGCGAACACCGGAGTACCGCCAAAATTCCTTTTGTCTTCTTATCTTGTTGTTCTGAATGGGAAGAGCGCGATCGCGCCTTAAAATTAGGTGCAAATGCTTATTTAAGTAAACCCGTGCGTCTGCGTAAATTATTAGCCACCATTGAGGAACAACTGGAAATCAGAGAACTCACCCCCATCCCATAG
- a CDS encoding retroviral-like aspartic protease family protein translates to MQATNQQDMGKVFTTLTIINRADQIRAEDGTISPAEVRSLTLENVLVDTGATTLCLPPEAIAQLGLKILKEVDVATAMGIGKARIFQDAKISMFDREGTFECLELPGGHDPLLGVIPLESLGLEVDLNRQVLKPLPISPTETYLTIL, encoded by the coding sequence ATGCAAGCAACAAATCAGCAGGATATGGGTAAAGTTTTTACAACGCTGACAATTATTAATCGCGCTGACCAAATTCGCGCCGAAGATGGGACAATTTCACCGGCAGAAGTGCGATCGCTCACCTTGGAAAATGTCTTAGTTGATACCGGGGCAACGACTTTATGTTTACCCCCAGAGGCGATCGCGCAATTAGGCTTAAAAATCCTCAAAGAAGTCGATGTAGCTACGGCAATGGGGATTGGTAAAGCCCGCATTTTCCAAGATGCAAAAATATCCATGTTTGACCGAGAAGGAACTTTTGAGTGTTTGGAGTTACCGGGAGGACATGACCCGCTTTTGGGAGTAATTCCCTTAGAATCTTTGGGGTTAGAAGTTGACTTAAATCGTCAAGTATTGAAGCCGTTGCCCATTAGTCCCACGGAAACTTATTTAACAATTTTGTAG
- a CDS encoding class I SAM-dependent methyltransferase — protein sequence MSKNLPKHLPMIDQNNHKTYSTPGVVQHYAQLKQLQPAETTILKWLKPRLSQMKMLDMGVGGGRTTQHFAPLVGEYIGIDYSPQMIAACQKRFSAYSQTIQLEVCDARNLSQFPENYFDFILFSFNGIDYISHGDRLQVFEQIRRVGKSGGYFYFSSHNLQAMAPEFNWQKHLSFNPIKTYVNLVMWGFLRLCNPGITWDHLKSSGYAILRDESHNFRLQTYYIRPQEQVQQITPNFRDIKIYSWKTGLELTSESDLYSNDDMWLYYLGVIQ from the coding sequence TTGTCCAAGAACTTGCCCAAGCACTTGCCCATGATTGACCAAAATAATCATAAAACCTATTCAACTCCGGGAGTTGTCCAACATTATGCCCAGTTGAAACAATTACAACCCGCCGAAACCACCATTCTGAAGTGGCTGAAACCGCGACTATCGCAGATGAAAATGCTCGATATGGGGGTAGGAGGAGGACGCACCACTCAACACTTTGCTCCTCTGGTCGGGGAATATATCGGCATCGACTATTCGCCGCAAATGATTGCCGCTTGTCAGAAAAGATTTTCGGCCTATTCTCAGACCATCCAATTAGAAGTTTGTGACGCCAGAAATTTAAGTCAATTTCCCGAAAATTATTTTGATTTTATTTTATTTAGCTTTAATGGCATTGACTATATTTCTCACGGCGATCGCCTCCAGGTATTTGAGCAAATTCGCCGCGTCGGTAAGTCCGGAGGATATTTTTATTTTTCTAGCCATAATCTTCAAGCAATGGCACCGGAATTTAATTGGCAAAAACACCTGAGTTTTAACCCGATCAAAACTTATGTCAACTTAGTTATGTGGGGGTTTTTGCGGTTATGCAATCCGGGCATTACCTGGGATCACCTAAAATCTTCTGGCTATGCCATCCTCAGAGATGAATCCCACAATTTTCGCTTGCAGACTTATTATATCCGCCCCCAAGAACAGGTACAGCAAATCACCCCCAATTTTAGGGACATTAAAATCTATTCCTGGAAAACCGGCTTAGAACTGACCAGCGAAAGTGATTTATATTCTAATGATGATATGTGGCTTTACTATCTCGGCGTCATTCAGTGA
- a CDS encoding Hsp20/alpha crystallin family protein, whose protein sequence is MMRLMTFPLNELDKIYRQIEQTLDDSYNAPGPIPVRPLVELAETADSLLLRAMLPGIDRAKLNIEVTREAVLISGTYLDKPETDKSQFFRSEFPRGAEFRRMVSLPFAVANTAVKANYEEGILTLTLPKAPEVINKVVKVSVLDSDQPGAEITPRGAEAQEPTDSEALDNPWES, encoded by the coding sequence ATGATGAGATTAATGACTTTTCCTTTGAATGAACTGGATAAAATTTATCGTCAAATCGAGCAAACTTTAGATGACTCTTATAATGCCCCTGGACCGATTCCCGTTCGTCCTCTAGTCGAATTGGCAGAAACCGCCGATAGTTTGCTACTCCGAGCGATGCTGCCGGGAATTGACCGAGCCAAATTAAATATTGAAGTCACTAGAGAAGCGGTGTTAATTTCGGGAACTTATCTAGACAAACCCGAAACCGACAAATCCCAATTTTTCCGGTCTGAATTTCCTAGAGGGGCTGAGTTCCGCCGAATGGTTTCTCTGCCATTTGCTGTAGCCAATACCGCAGTAAAAGCCAATTATGAAGAAGGGATTTTGACTCTAACTTTACCAAAAGCCCCAGAAGTGATTAACAAAGTGGTGAAAGTTTCTGTCCTGGATTCCGATCAACCGGGTGCGGAAATTACCCCTAGAGGTGCTGAAGCCCAAGAACCAACGGATTCCGAAGCGTTGGATAATCCCTGGGAATCTTAG
- a CDS encoding YdcF family protein, which produces MTNRVEMFFFLSKFLPLFFYPLGLACLLLVITLVLFWRRPRWVPYLLGVTFIVLILGGNGWLSSALLRSLEFRHLPPNPIPQADVIVVLGGATRPHLAPRPWVEVNEAGDRPLYGAKLYKEGKAPFLLFSGGRVTWRGGVEGSEAADMTELAIAMGVPKSAIIQEDSSLNTYQNAVKIKQILQQYNLKTVLLVTSATHMPRSYLIFKKQGIDTIPVPTDFVFIDNPLASEGETWEATVLNLMPDAENLVITTRVLKEYLGMFIYFLRGWL; this is translated from the coding sequence TTGACTAATCGAGTTGAAATGTTTTTCTTTCTCTCAAAATTTCTACCCCTATTTTTCTATCCCCTAGGTTTAGCTTGCCTGCTGCTGGTCATTACCCTGGTTTTGTTTTGGCGGCGTCCTCGGTGGGTTCCCTATTTGCTGGGCGTGACTTTCATCGTCCTCATTTTAGGGGGCAATGGTTGGCTGTCCAGCGCCTTATTACGATCGCTGGAATTTCGGCATTTACCCCCAAATCCCATCCCACAAGCGGATGTGATCGTGGTTTTAGGGGGGGCAACCCGTCCTCATCTTGCCCCTCGTCCTTGGGTCGAAGTTAATGAAGCCGGCGATCGCCCCTTGTATGGGGCCAAACTCTACAAAGAAGGGAAAGCCCCTTTTTTATTGTTCTCTGGGGGTCGGGTGACTTGGCGGGGTGGCGTTGAAGGGTCAGAAGCAGCCGATATGACCGAATTAGCGATCGCAATGGGAGTGCCAAAATCCGCCATTATCCAAGAAGACTCTTCCCTGAACACCTATCAAAATGCGGTAAAAATCAAGCAAATTTTGCAGCAGTACAATCTGAAAACCGTGTTACTGGTGACATCCGCCACTCATATGCCGCGATCGTATTTAATCTTCAAAAAACAAGGCATCGACACCATCCCCGTTCCCACCGACTTTGTATTTATTGACAACCCATTAGCATCTGAGGGTGAGACCTGGGAGGCAACTGTGCTTAATCTGATGCCAGATGCGGAAAACCTCGTCATCACCACAAGAGTCTTAAAAGAATACCTGGGAATGTTCATTTATTTTCTGCGGGGTTGGCTGTAA